A region of Sphingobium amiense DNA encodes the following proteins:
- the trbC gene encoding type-F conjugative transfer system pilin assembly protein TrbC produces MRGYLWASTAVLGIASISAVLAQSVDGIDVQAIKKRSAELQADAEAFVNQVKDRGDAFREEAANVNDGGMANMQRVAKTDLPKGPAGPVDFDEIVAGAASNATVGKGEAPQFIVFASLSMPPQALKQLIGDTARAGGVVVFRGFPNNSMKEFSSALGKIVTRQDDFANVGIDPRLFRAFDVQAVPTYIAVSSDFDLCAGFSCQTKVPPHDRLIGNVSVEYALEQFAEGNGPGARVAAVGLSNMRKVNR; encoded by the coding sequence ATGCGCGGATATCTTTGGGCTTCTACTGCTGTTCTCGGCATCGCCAGCATATCGGCGGTGCTTGCGCAGAGCGTCGATGGGATCGACGTTCAGGCGATCAAGAAGCGCTCAGCCGAGCTTCAGGCTGATGCCGAGGCGTTCGTCAATCAGGTGAAGGACAGGGGTGATGCGTTCCGCGAGGAGGCGGCCAATGTGAATGACGGTGGCATGGCCAACATGCAGCGCGTTGCGAAGACCGATCTGCCCAAGGGGCCCGCTGGTCCGGTCGACTTCGACGAAATCGTAGCGGGCGCCGCGTCGAACGCGACGGTGGGGAAGGGCGAAGCACCCCAGTTCATAGTGTTTGCCAGCCTGTCGATGCCGCCACAGGCGCTCAAGCAATTGATCGGCGATACCGCGCGCGCGGGCGGTGTGGTCGTCTTCCGGGGCTTTCCGAACAATTCGATGAAGGAGTTTTCGTCCGCCCTCGGGAAGATCGTGACCCGGCAGGACGATTTCGCCAATGTCGGTATTGATCCGCGCCTCTTCCGCGCTTTCGACGTCCAAGCTGTTCCGACCTATATCGCCGTCTCGTCCGATTTCGACCTTTGCGCCGGTTTCTCGTGCCAGACCAAGGTTCCGCCCCACGACCGTCTCATTGGCAACGTCTCGGTTGAATATGCGCTCGAGCAGTTTGCCGAGGGGAATGGCCCGGGTGCCCGCGTCGCCGCCGTTGGGCTCTCCAACATGCGCAAGGTCAATCGGTGA
- the traU gene encoding conjugal transfer pilus assembly protein TraU: MHSARWALRLLLTMIAAFILAPSAQAAGPTCHGKFVNPITDVCWSCLFPLSVGGLKIWPSGRPDTANPASPICACGSPIPRIGISVGFWEPARLADVTMKPWCFPNLGGIRIAPGFDIGQGYLAGPSMVGGRSQSTAKWHVHWYVYPLLYWMEILTDFVCFEQASFDIAYMTEIDPLWQDDSLTALINPEAIVFANPIAQVACAGDCIAGTAHLPLDPLFWCAGCQGSMYPLNGNVPSSIGHVQSSRLALSRFAYKMHREALAWGTMGSAGLCKKYLMPIMRKQQYRFQMVNPIPTVSGRFACSAIGASTMPPDAGRAYPAGGEDMGYLVWRKRNCCVL; this comes from the coding sequence ATGCATAGCGCGCGATGGGCTCTGCGGCTCCTCCTGACGATGATCGCCGCCTTCATTCTCGCGCCGAGCGCTCAGGCCGCGGGACCGACCTGTCACGGGAAGTTCGTCAACCCGATCACCGATGTCTGTTGGTCGTGCCTCTTCCCGCTGTCGGTGGGCGGCCTCAAGATCTGGCCGAGCGGCCGGCCGGATACAGCCAATCCGGCTTCGCCTATTTGCGCCTGCGGCAGCCCCATTCCTCGGATCGGTATCTCCGTCGGTTTCTGGGAACCAGCGCGCCTCGCGGACGTGACCATGAAGCCTTGGTGCTTTCCGAACCTTGGTGGTATCCGCATCGCACCCGGCTTCGACATCGGACAGGGCTATTTGGCCGGCCCGTCGATGGTGGGCGGCCGCTCCCAGAGCACGGCCAAATGGCACGTCCATTGGTATGTGTACCCGCTCCTCTACTGGATGGAAATCCTGACCGACTTCGTCTGCTTCGAGCAGGCAAGTTTCGATATCGCGTACATGACCGAGATCGACCCGCTCTGGCAGGACGACTCGCTGACAGCACTTATCAACCCGGAAGCCATCGTTTTTGCCAATCCGATCGCCCAGGTTGCCTGCGCCGGAGACTGCATCGCCGGCACCGCCCATTTGCCGCTCGATCCGCTATTCTGGTGCGCTGGCTGCCAGGGCAGCATGTATCCGCTCAATGGAAACGTGCCGTCGTCGATCGGCCACGTTCAGTCCTCGCGGCTCGCGCTGTCGCGCTTTGCGTACAAGATGCACCGCGAGGCGCTGGCGTGGGGAACGATGGGGTCGGCGGGCCTCTGCAAGAAGTACCTCATGCCGATCATGCGGAAGCAGCAATACCGCTTTCAGATGGTCAATCCGATCCCGACCGTGAGCGGTCGCTTCGCTTGCTCCGCGATCGGGGCATCCACCATGCCGCCCGACGCAGGCCGCGCCTATCCCGCCGGTGGCGAGGACATGGGCTACCTGGTCTGGCGCAAACGCAACTGCTGCGTTCTCTAG
- the traW gene encoding type-F conjugative transfer system protein TraW — MRSEAKDYGQAAQAFPVIEPDLLSTIEARLRRAEASGELARTNEMFAKRVEAKVRRPDPVAGITAARAARSWDFDPSVMMERDIRDQKGNLIAAAGQRINPLDFVSVRQDLVFIDGDDPAQTAWAIEHYSDIKAKIILVNGSPVELMTAKKRRFYFDQAGKLTTRFGIEHTPAIVTQAGRVMRVSEVALKPGKTG, encoded by the coding sequence ATGCGGTCGGAAGCGAAGGATTATGGCCAGGCGGCACAGGCATTTCCGGTGATCGAGCCGGATCTGCTTTCGACGATCGAAGCCCGACTGCGCAGGGCCGAGGCGAGTGGCGAACTCGCGCGCACCAATGAGATGTTTGCCAAGCGCGTCGAGGCGAAGGTTCGGCGTCCTGATCCCGTGGCGGGGATAACCGCGGCGCGAGCGGCCCGAAGCTGGGACTTCGATCCTTCGGTCATGATGGAGCGCGACATTCGCGATCAGAAAGGAAACCTGATCGCCGCGGCCGGCCAGCGTATCAATCCGCTCGACTTCGTCTCGGTCCGACAGGACCTCGTCTTCATCGATGGTGACGACCCCGCGCAGACGGCGTGGGCCATCGAGCATTACTCCGACATCAAGGCCAAGATCATCCTGGTCAATGGCTCGCCGGTCGAGCTGATGACCGCGAAAAAGCGGCGTTTCTATTTCGACCAGGCAGGCAAGCTCACGACCCGGTTCGGCATCGAGCACACACCGGCAATCGTCACCCAGGCCGGCAGGGTGATGCGCGTGTCCGAAGTCGCGCTCAAGCCCGGAAAAACAGGCTGA
- a CDS encoding S26 family signal peptidase — protein MATAANRVEALRWRPRTRMWGMLAVAVAGTLGFGAIGEWRDGHALLINTTDSLPNWAFLIQRHKLPARGDYVFFDPPPGELLRRHFGAKPQMFGKIAYGVPGDIISHIGRTVAVNGHPVAQMKPFTRFGEPLTPGATGRVPAGCYFAATPHKDGFDSRYGEIGFVCGRQIIGTGEPIL, from the coding sequence ATGGCAACGGCGGCCAATAGGGTGGAAGCCCTGCGTTGGCGTCCCCGCACGCGCATGTGGGGGATGCTGGCGGTGGCCGTCGCCGGGACGCTTGGCTTCGGCGCGATCGGCGAATGGCGTGATGGCCACGCCCTTTTGATCAACACGACGGACTCGCTCCCGAATTGGGCGTTTCTCATCCAGCGCCACAAGCTGCCGGCACGCGGCGACTATGTGTTCTTCGATCCGCCGCCCGGCGAGCTCCTCCGCCGCCATTTCGGCGCGAAGCCACAGATGTTCGGGAAGATCGCCTACGGCGTGCCCGGCGACATCATCAGCCATATCGGCCGGACGGTCGCCGTGAATGGTCACCCGGTCGCGCAGATGAAGCCCTTCACACGCTTCGGCGAGCCGCTGACTCCTGGCGCCACCGGACGGGTGCCGGCCGGATGCTATTTCGCGGCGACGCCTCACAAGGACGGCTTCGACAGCCGTTACGGCGAAATTGGCTTCGTCTGCGGGCGCCAGATCATTGGGACAGGGGAGCCAATCCTATGA
- a CDS encoding TrbI F-type domain-containing protein: MADQPQLDLPPPSAPETRAAKRRVGFGGFTRVQMLILLLLVAAIIWGMWVTRALTQSKQDHIVSARLSALVGDYVEAQRFSGSPPDRVRAEMQAFMSSLDKELQRRSQDGQIVLVGEAVLTKNVPDITDSLKMAVFASGVPEPKRMSVEELQRMQELSAAQSALAASRAAPLAAPGATIDPMAGVPGASPQVPAGQAFPAQPIPPQIPGASVSTFGGPDGNGGQ; the protein is encoded by the coding sequence ATGGCTGACCAACCCCAACTCGACCTTCCTCCCCCTTCCGCGCCTGAGACCCGAGCAGCGAAGCGCAGGGTCGGTTTTGGCGGCTTCACGCGCGTCCAGATGCTGATCCTGTTGCTGCTCGTCGCTGCGATCATCTGGGGAATGTGGGTGACGCGGGCACTGACCCAGTCGAAACAAGACCATATCGTTTCGGCACGGTTGTCGGCGCTGGTCGGCGACTATGTCGAGGCACAGCGCTTCTCAGGCTCGCCGCCCGACCGCGTGCGCGCCGAGATGCAGGCGTTCATGTCCTCGCTCGACAAGGAACTGCAGCGCAGGAGCCAAGACGGCCAGATCGTGCTTGTCGGTGAAGCCGTGCTCACCAAGAACGTGCCGGACATCACCGACAGCCTGAAAATGGCGGTCTTTGCCTCGGGCGTTCCCGAACCCAAGCGTATGTCCGTCGAGGAATTGCAGCGGATGCAGGAGCTCTCGGCTGCCCAATCGGCGCTGGCCGCCTCGCGTGCAGCACCGCTGGCGGCGCCGGGGGCAACCATCGATCCGATGGCTGGCGTCCCCGGCGCCAGCCCTCAGGTGCCCGCGGGCCAGGCTTTTCCGGCCCAGCCAATCCCGCCGCAGATTCCCGGTGCGTCCGTCTCGACGTTCGGAGGACCTGATGGCAACGGCGGCCAATAG
- the traC gene encoding type IV secretion system protein TraC has product MASGFLDELLSGIFGDSKRPDTQRPDLVVPMLAHWLPYRSFDPKTGIFYNSASRGFVIEAAPLVGADERTGEILAQFLSEGIPAPGCLQIHQWMSPRIGEQLSKWYLPRYSARGVYERMAKHRVDFLTDGVWNSLSADAPFCLRHHRVAISYSTPESSNITIEQIVSLMDGLISALQSVNVSARKMDPVALIGWIDDITSPTTAAGDDAVSYNPLDPIADQAIRRDIELHIEPDRMLLRTERFRPTGKTLKGAPEIGEIYPDVFDVRSFSVRNLPTRWAPWDVTRLIGDIFTDKLRMPCPVSTNLCIEFPDPQASTNKASYKFMRTTSLADSKSSRFLPQLREQSQEWRHVNEEIRQGRKLVRVFFSVTSFSPKGQGDSNERVLKSVYRAAGWDLLDDRYLQVMGLLCAMPMTMANGLSKDLERMKRMRTLLTTTAANLAPLQGEYLGGSIPHLLLIGRRGQPFFWSPFENAAGNHNVAVFGKSGSGKSVALQELCGSLCGAGARVVVIDDGRSFEHSAKLQGGAFVEFTMSSGFCLNPFSMIDEAQAAEDEDYLLDCMAMLKAIINQMSRHINLLDDTERGLIDGAVNQVWEAHGSRGSIDLVIEALEATGNGLAANLAIAMRPFSSGGTYGRFFQGEVSFELSAQLTVFELSDLSAREELRSVVLTAIMFMSQQMMRKLDRSIPKALLLDEAWQMLRGGAMADFIETYARTCRKYGASLVTATQSLNDYYKSAGSVAALENSDWFVILQQKPETIADFKKHDRFEMDDHTDALLRSLKRNGFEYSDIMIKGPDTLAVGRLVLDPYSAALFSSSPKTFAAIDALIAEGLSMDEAIERIAFPNNPEKWVSNLVPEDEIAIAAE; this is encoded by the coding sequence ATGGCGAGCGGCTTCCTCGATGAGTTGCTGTCCGGTATCTTCGGCGACAGCAAGCGACCGGACACCCAGCGGCCGGACCTGGTGGTCCCGATGCTTGCGCATTGGCTCCCTTATCGAAGCTTCGACCCGAAGACCGGTATCTTCTACAATAGCGCCTCGCGCGGCTTCGTGATCGAGGCCGCGCCGCTGGTCGGCGCGGACGAGCGGACGGGTGAGATCCTGGCGCAGTTCCTGTCCGAAGGCATTCCCGCGCCCGGCTGCCTTCAGATTCACCAATGGATGTCGCCGCGCATCGGCGAGCAGCTCTCGAAATGGTATCTGCCCCGCTACTCGGCGCGCGGCGTTTACGAACGGATGGCCAAGCACCGGGTCGACTTCCTGACGGACGGCGTCTGGAATTCGCTTTCAGCCGACGCGCCGTTTTGCCTTCGCCATCATCGGGTCGCGATATCCTACTCGACGCCGGAGTCCTCAAACATCACGATCGAGCAGATCGTATCGCTCATGGACGGGCTGATCTCGGCTCTTCAATCGGTGAACGTATCCGCCCGCAAGATGGACCCGGTCGCGCTCATCGGCTGGATCGACGATATCACGTCGCCGACCACCGCCGCTGGCGACGATGCGGTGAGCTACAACCCTCTCGACCCGATCGCCGATCAGGCGATCCGAAGGGATATCGAGCTGCATATCGAGCCGGACCGCATGTTGCTGCGGACCGAGCGCTTCCGGCCGACCGGAAAAACGCTGAAGGGCGCGCCGGAGATCGGGGAGATCTACCCCGACGTGTTCGATGTGCGCTCCTTCTCGGTGCGCAACCTGCCCACGCGCTGGGCGCCATGGGACGTAACCCGGCTGATCGGCGACATCTTTACCGACAAGCTGCGCATGCCATGCCCCGTATCGACCAACCTGTGCATCGAGTTCCCGGACCCGCAGGCGTCGACCAACAAGGCCAGCTACAAGTTCATGCGAACGACCAGCCTGGCCGATTCCAAATCGTCCCGCTTCCTGCCGCAGCTCCGCGAGCAGTCGCAGGAGTGGCGACACGTCAATGAAGAGATCCGGCAGGGCAGGAAGCTCGTGCGCGTGTTCTTCAGCGTCACGTCGTTCTCGCCGAAAGGGCAGGGCGACAGCAACGAGCGAGTGCTGAAGTCGGTCTACCGTGCGGCGGGCTGGGATCTTCTCGATGACCGCTACCTGCAGGTGATGGGTCTGTTGTGCGCGATGCCCATGACGATGGCCAATGGCCTGTCAAAGGATCTCGAGCGCATGAAGCGGATGCGCACTCTGCTCACGACGACGGCCGCAAATCTCGCGCCGCTGCAGGGGGAATATCTCGGCGGAAGCATTCCCCACCTGCTGCTGATCGGCCGGCGCGGACAGCCCTTCTTCTGGAGCCCCTTCGAGAATGCCGCCGGCAATCACAACGTCGCCGTGTTCGGCAAATCGGGCTCCGGCAAGTCGGTCGCGCTGCAGGAATTATGCGGCTCGCTCTGCGGTGCCGGCGCGCGAGTGGTCGTGATCGACGACGGGCGTTCGTTCGAGCATTCGGCCAAACTTCAGGGCGGCGCCTTTGTCGAGTTCACCATGAGCTCGGGCTTCTGTCTCAATCCCTTCTCGATGATCGACGAGGCCCAGGCCGCCGAAGACGAGGACTATCTCCTCGACTGCATGGCAATGCTGAAGGCCATCATCAATCAGATGTCCCGGCATATCAACCTGCTCGACGACACCGAGCGCGGGCTGATCGACGGTGCCGTGAACCAGGTCTGGGAGGCGCACGGCAGCCGCGGCTCGATCGATCTTGTCATCGAGGCGCTCGAGGCAACCGGAAACGGGCTGGCCGCGAACCTTGCGATCGCGATGCGGCCCTTCTCGTCGGGCGGCACCTACGGCCGCTTCTTTCAGGGCGAGGTCTCGTTCGAACTTTCGGCCCAGCTCACGGTCTTCGAGCTCTCCGATCTGTCTGCCCGTGAGGAGCTGCGCAGCGTCGTCCTGACGGCGATCATGTTCATGTCGCAGCAGATGATGCGCAAGCTGGATCGTTCGATCCCGAAAGCGCTACTCCTCGACGAAGCATGGCAGATGCTCCGCGGCGGGGCGATGGCCGATTTCATCGAGACCTACGCGCGTACCTGCCGGAAATATGGCGCATCGCTGGTCACGGCGACGCAATCGCTGAACGACTATTACAAATCGGCCGGATCGGTCGCGGCGCTCGAAAATTCCGACTGGTTCGTGATCCTCCAGCAAAAGCCGGAGACGATCGCAGACTTCAAGAAGCATGACCGCTTCGAGATGGACGATCACACCGATGCGCTGTTGCGATCCTTGAAGCGCAACGGCTTCGAATATTCGGACATCATGATCAAAGGGCCCGACACCCTCGCTGTCGGCCGCCTGGTCCTCGACCCCTATTCCGCAGCGCTGTTCTCCTCGAGTCCGAAGACTTTTGCGGCGATCGACGCTCTGATCGCCGAGGGCCTCAGCATGGACGAGGCGATCGAGCGGATCGCGTTTCCGAACAATCCCGAAAAGTGGGTCAGCAATCTCGTCCCGGAGGACGAGATCGCGATCGCGGCGGAGTAG
- a CDS encoding TraV family lipoprotein, with protein sequence MTARHALSLRGCAIAALSLLGGCATFGSNVKGSFSCKAPDGICAPSSSIDDRALAMITGEGTVERSSPASSGPARQSAPRSSHIAFLGQAPAPQIDARRTQERVLRIVFQPYIDERGRLHEVTAVHAVVQSGEWQQQFLVNATAIPDRDAIVAAEQPESLAEAVDRAELASRATGGVDPNLPDPAAVAAARARAADPVKAIKDDVATRLAPKAGRTPTPPATNVSSRRAESRSVEGAVPGAPTIEAKVPPLATADKASAGTAPAPEGADSATAIGEAITRVRGSTEYQARSAQAASDAKAAALTGSTPTPEPKTKPTVRAANFPAAAPEEN encoded by the coding sequence GTTTTTCCTGTAAAGCGCCCGATGGCATCTGCGCGCCATCGTCCTCGATCGACGATCGAGCACTCGCGATGATCACCGGAGAGGGCACTGTCGAGCGTTCATCGCCGGCCAGCAGCGGGCCGGCCAGGCAGTCTGCACCCAGATCCTCGCACATCGCCTTTTTAGGACAAGCGCCGGCACCTCAGATCGATGCGCGCCGTACCCAGGAGCGCGTGCTGCGCATTGTCTTTCAGCCATATATCGATGAGCGTGGCCGCCTTCATGAGGTGACGGCAGTCCATGCCGTGGTGCAAAGCGGGGAATGGCAACAACAATTCCTCGTCAATGCAACAGCGATACCGGACCGAGATGCGATTGTCGCTGCTGAGCAGCCGGAATCGCTCGCCGAAGCGGTCGATCGAGCGGAACTGGCAAGCCGAGCGACGGGCGGCGTCGACCCCAATCTACCCGATCCTGCGGCCGTCGCGGCAGCCCGCGCCCGTGCAGCCGACCCGGTCAAAGCGATCAAGGACGATGTTGCGACCCGTCTAGCCCCCAAGGCGGGCCGCACACCGACGCCCCCGGCCACTAACGTCTCCTCCAGGCGCGCGGAATCGCGCAGCGTCGAGGGAGCAGTGCCGGGGGCGCCGACTATCGAAGCGAAGGTGCCGCCGCTCGCAACGGCAGACAAAGCCTCGGCCGGGACCGCCCCGGCGCCGGAGGGCGCAGACAGTGCGACCGCGATCGGCGAAGCAATCACGCGGGTGAGAGGCTCTACCGAATACCAGGCGCGCTCGGCTCAGGCAGCGAGCGACGCGAAGGCAGCAGCTCTGACCGGATCGACGCCGACACCCGAGCCCAAGACGAAGCCCACCGTGCGCGCGGCGAACTTCCCGGCCGCTGCTCCAGAGGAAAATTGA